The Gloeomargarita sp. SKYB120 genome contains a region encoding:
- a CDS encoding CAAD domain-containing protein translates to MEPETHPLENQENQETPPVESTPAPEAATHVSPPKSRASAVVDSLRHTLTDSLSVLGPTWQKVQAFFGEQRRTISAVVVVALAVLLLALVSGVLGIINAIPLLPAVLELLGLWYVLRYLLMADSRRAVLQELNEFIGKVTGQQS, encoded by the coding sequence ATGGAACCGGAAACCCATCCGCTCGAAAATCAGGAAAACCAGGAAACGCCGCCGGTAGAAAGCACGCCGGCTCCCGAGGCAGCAACCCATGTCTCGCCGCCCAAGAGCAGAGCCAGCGCGGTGGTGGACTCTTTGCGCCATACGCTGACAGATTCCCTGAGTGTTTTGGGGCCGACCTGGCAAAAGGTGCAGGCCTTTTTTGGGGAACAGCGGCGCACCATCAGCGCCGTCGTGGTTGTGGCTTTGGCGGTGCTGCTCCTGGCGCTGGTGTCAGGGGTCCTGGGCATCATCAATGCCATCCCGCTCCTGCCGGCGGTGTTGGAACTGTTGGGCCTGTGGTACGTCTTGCGGTACCTGCTGATGGCAGACTCCCGCCGGGCGGTGCTCCAGGAACTGAACGAGTTTATCGGCAAGGTCACCGGTCAACAGTCGTAA